A single window of Periophthalmus magnuspinnatus isolate fPerMag1 chromosome 22, fPerMag1.2.pri, whole genome shotgun sequence DNA harbors:
- the LOC117390722 gene encoding synaptosomal-associated protein 23-like isoform X2 has protein sequence MDDMTVEQMTMRANQVTDESLESTRRMLQMAEESKQTGANTMVMLDQQGEQLRHVEEGMDQINHDMRTAEKNLTDLSKCCGLCVCPCDRVSSIEHDSRYKKTWGTSDGEGDSNSSGVVSRQPSGVRNGQAGQVNASQPSGPYIKRITNDAREDEMEENLEAVGGIIGNLKNMAQDMGNEIDKQNKQIDRITDKADMTKVRIDEANTRANKLIQ, from the exons TCTCTGGAGAGCACTCGTCGGATGCTGCAGATGGCTGAGGAG aGCAAACAGACAGGCGCCAACACCATGGTGATGTTGGATCAGCAAGGag AGCAGCTGAGGCATGTGGAGGAGGGCATGGACCAGATCAACCACGACATGAGGACCGCCGAGAAGAACCTGACCGACCTGTCCAAGTgctgtggtctgtgtgtgtgccccTGTGACAG GGTGTCGTCTATTGAACACGACTCCCGGTACAAGAAGACCTGGGGGACAAGCGATGGTGAAGGAGATAGTAACAGCTCCGGGGTGGTCTCCAGGCAACCCTCTGGAGTCCGCAACGGACAGGCGGGACAGGTCAACGCGTCCCAGCCCTCCGGACCCTACATCAAGAG AATAACTAATGACGCTCGTGAAGATGAGATGGAGGAAAACCTGGAGGCTGTCGGGGGCATCATTGGAAACCTGAAGAACATGGCTCAGGACATGGGCAACGAAATAGACAAGCAGAACAAACAGATCGACCGCATCACGGATAAG gcGGACATGACCAAAGTGCGTATCGACGAAGCAAACACGCGAGCCAATAAACTCATCCAGTAG